One part of the Tolypothrix sp. NIES-4075 genome encodes these proteins:
- a CDS encoding histidine phosphatase family protein gives MTLNLYLLRHGETTFSQSGNFCGETDAELTSYGMQMASGFADVYQKLKWEAVYVSPMKRTIATAKPFCDAIGMDMQLRSGLREGSYGEWETKSKSFAQENYAENYVKWLTEPAWNAPLGGETAVDIANRSMPVIAEIQEKHLAGNVLVVSHKATIRIMLCSLLGIDLGRYRYRVNILVASVSMVKFDVNGPLLEILGDRHHIPDRIRSRPGT, from the coding sequence ATGACACTCAATTTATATTTACTGCGACATGGAGAAACTACTTTTAGTCAAAGTGGTAATTTTTGCGGTGAAACTGATGCGGAGTTGACATCTTATGGGATGCAGATGGCATCCGGTTTTGCCGATGTTTATCAAAAATTGAAGTGGGAGGCTGTTTATGTTAGCCCGATGAAGCGCACAATTGCAACTGCCAAGCCATTTTGTGATGCTATCGGTATGGATATGCAGTTGCGTTCAGGACTTAGAGAAGGTAGTTACGGCGAATGGGAAACGAAGAGTAAATCGTTTGCCCAAGAGAATTACGCAGAAAACTATGTAAAATGGTTGACAGAACCCGCTTGGAATGCACCACTAGGTGGAGAAACTGCGGTAGATATTGCTAACCGTTCTATGCCTGTAATTGCTGAAATTCAAGAAAAACATCTAGCCGGTAATGTTTTAGTAGTTTCCCATAAAGCCACGATTCGGATTATGCTTTGCAGTTTACTGGGAATTGATTTGGGACGCTATCGCTATCGGGTGAATATTTTGGTCGCGTCGGTAAGTATGGTTAAATTTGACGTTAATGGTCCTTTGTTAGAAATATTAGGCGATCGCCATCATATACCCGATCGTATTCGCTC